A genome region from Streptomyces sp. NBC_01296 includes the following:
- the ddaH gene encoding dimethylargininase: protein MSREEPSLRRDATPRRYLMCPPAHFKVTYSINPWMDPTKPVDLPLAHAQWEDLRDRYRSLGHTVETLVPDPGLPDMVFAANGALVVDGRVLGARFAYPERAAEAEIHLDWFRTHGFQDVHEPSHVNEGEGDFAVTASYILAGRGFRSSPLSHDEAQEFFGRPVIGLDLVDPRYYHLDTALCVLDGDEVMYYPPAFSPGSQAVLGRLFPDALIAGAEDAAALGLNAVSDGRHVLLPQAAAGLFAPLRDRGFEPVPMDLGELLKGGGSVKCCTQELRM, encoded by the coding sequence GTGAGTCGTGAGGAGCCTTCTTTGCGCAGAGACGCCACACCCCGGCGCTACTTGATGTGCCCACCCGCACACTTCAAGGTCACGTACTCCATCAACCCGTGGATGGATCCCACGAAACCGGTGGACCTGCCCCTCGCACATGCCCAGTGGGAAGACCTCCGGGACCGCTACCGCTCCCTCGGCCACACCGTCGAGACGCTCGTACCGGACCCCGGGCTGCCCGACATGGTCTTCGCCGCGAACGGCGCCCTCGTCGTCGACGGCCGGGTGCTCGGCGCCCGGTTCGCCTACCCGGAGCGCGCCGCCGAGGCGGAGATCCACCTCGACTGGTTCCGGACCCACGGCTTCCAGGACGTCCACGAGCCGTCCCATGTCAACGAGGGCGAGGGCGATTTCGCGGTCACCGCGAGCTACATCCTGGCCGGCCGGGGCTTCCGCTCCAGCCCGCTCTCGCACGACGAGGCGCAGGAGTTCTTCGGCCGGCCGGTCATCGGCCTCGACCTGGTGGACCCCCGGTACTACCACCTGGACACGGCGCTGTGCGTGCTCGACGGCGACGAGGTCATGTACTACCCGCCGGCCTTCTCGCCCGGCAGTCAGGCGGTGCTCGGGCGGCTGTTCCCGGACGCGTTGATCGCCGGCGCCGAGGACGCGGCGGCCCTCGGCCTGAACGCGGTCTCCGACGGCCGGCACGTCCTGCTCCCGCAGGCGGCGGCCGGGCTGTTCGCACCCCTGCGGGACCGGGGCTTCGAGCCGGTCCCGATGGACCTGGGCGAGCTGCTCAAGGGCGGCGGCAGCGTGAAGTGCTGCACCCAGGAGCTGCGGATGTAG